One genomic segment of Streptomyces sp. NBC_00239 includes these proteins:
- a CDS encoding alpha/beta fold hydrolase: MPYITVGQENTNPIELYFEDQGAGQPVVLIHGFPLDGHSWERQSAALLDAGHRVITYDRRGFGRSSQPTVGYDYDTFAADLNTVMETLDLNDAVLVGFSMGTGEVARYVSTYGSGRVAKVAFLASLEPCLLKSDDNPDGVAPKEFFDGVVAAVKADRYAYYTAFFNDFYNLDENLGTRISEEAVRNSWNTAARGGSFAASAAPATWYTDFRADIPAVDVPALILHGTADRILPAEGTARPFHKALPSADYVEIEGAPHGLLWTHAEEVNTALLAFLAK, from the coding sequence ATGCCGTACATCACCGTGGGCCAGGAGAACACCAACCCCATCGAGCTGTACTTCGAGGACCAGGGCGCCGGGCAGCCCGTCGTCCTCATCCACGGCTTCCCGCTCGACGGCCACTCCTGGGAGCGCCAGAGCGCCGCCCTGCTCGACGCCGGCCACCGCGTCATCACGTACGACCGCCGCGGTTTCGGGCGGTCCTCGCAGCCGACCGTCGGCTACGACTACGACACCTTCGCGGCCGACCTGAACACCGTGATGGAGACCCTCGACCTGAACGACGCCGTCCTGGTCGGCTTCTCCATGGGCACCGGCGAGGTCGCCCGCTACGTGTCCACGTACGGATCCGGCCGGGTCGCCAAGGTCGCCTTCCTGGCCTCGCTCGAGCCCTGCCTGCTCAAGAGCGACGACAACCCGGACGGCGTCGCCCCGAAGGAGTTCTTCGACGGCGTCGTCGCCGCCGTCAAGGCCGACCGCTACGCCTACTACACGGCCTTCTTCAACGACTTCTACAACCTCGACGAGAACCTGGGCACCCGCATCAGCGAGGAGGCCGTCCGCAACAGCTGGAACACCGCGGCCCGCGGCGGCTCCTTCGCCGCGTCCGCCGCGCCGGCGACCTGGTACACCGACTTCCGCGCCGACATACCCGCCGTCGACGTGCCGGCCCTGATCCTGCACGGCACCGCCGACCGCATCCTGCCGGCCGAGGGCACGGCGCGCCCGTTCCACAAGGCGCTCCCGTCGGCCGACTACGTCGAGATCGAGGGCGCCCCGCACGGTCTGCTGTGGACCCACGCCGAGGAGGTCAACACCGCCCTCCTCGCCTTCCTGGCGAAGTGA
- a CDS encoding ATP-binding protein yields MSPERPGGEGTAVPGSAGLSRPGLRGREAELERLRALVEAVRDGEGGAIALILGEPGIGKTVLLQETVSIARAHGFVVSHGRAEELHELAPLASLASGLLHGDPPLLSSTDFADLAGHHDQRIWLVERLAQLIEERSAGTPVLIAVDDVQWADPLSRFALSVMPARLLSSPVLWLLTGRNDPEPYGQGPRTTTLPLRPLSDTALAELGRDVLGCDVPVKVAELLDGAGGNPFLAAELLTGIATSDADAPEPPERLVLGVRDRLADLRPDTLHFLRIGSVLGRAFSLADAAALCGRPASGLSAEVDEAIAAALLHDDGERLLFRHDLLRQAVYADLAPSVRRALHREAASRLVAAGRSSTDAVPHLLKSAEPGDQEAIGLLGTAATDVIAVMPDLAADLAVRALELVPPHAPMVFDVGERAIVALTRAGRYTQARDTGDTLLARRPPLDVFARLQSVLGDTLWHLDDVHELTRRSTAALAAVTDPTIRARLTARQALARSRGRDLGAARETGEQALAEAERSGDREARVLALWGLGEIALNAGDCAAAVEHHTALSVFDTAFLPEEAVARIHMDDFDTVRRLLRTAGDAPLRPAMLIWAQGTLNIGLGRLDDADADLVTAERLEADLHLPGNLVNIRVNRGLLAMLRGDREAAREHLDLVRATVAERPNTGNHATHQYFEAVVADADGDHAAAAELVRSVQRDHPFLRWRLLRPHVVTAVRIALRGGDRNLAEDLAAQAVEHATRNPGVPTAQGAAAHASALANADHGLLERSVRILLTGPRPLPLAAASADLGRALLAAGDPAATPALTRAHDIYAQAGADAEADRVRADLERASSRSGRRTGGLRPRPGQGWDALTTSERKVARLIAAGHTNRSAAQVLVVSPHTVNTHLASIFRKLSVRSRVHLARIVLAEGDAGTADGG; encoded by the coding sequence ATGAGCCCCGAGCGACCCGGGGGAGAAGGCACCGCGGTGCCCGGGAGCGCGGGGCTGAGCCGGCCCGGGCTGCGGGGCCGCGAAGCCGAGCTGGAGCGGCTGCGCGCCCTGGTCGAGGCGGTGCGCGACGGCGAGGGAGGAGCGATCGCGCTGATCCTGGGCGAGCCCGGGATCGGGAAGACCGTACTGCTGCAGGAGACCGTCTCGATCGCGCGGGCCCACGGGTTCGTCGTCAGCCACGGACGCGCCGAGGAACTGCACGAGCTGGCACCGCTCGCCTCACTGGCCTCCGGCCTCCTGCACGGTGACCCGCCGCTGCTGTCCAGCACGGACTTCGCAGACCTCGCGGGCCACCACGACCAGCGCATCTGGCTCGTCGAACGACTGGCCCAGCTGATCGAGGAACGCTCCGCGGGCACGCCGGTACTGATCGCGGTCGACGACGTCCAATGGGCCGACCCGCTGAGCCGGTTCGCCCTGAGCGTCATGCCGGCACGGCTGCTCAGCTCCCCGGTCCTCTGGCTGCTCACGGGCAGGAACGACCCGGAACCGTACGGGCAGGGACCGCGGACGACGACCCTCCCCCTCCGGCCGCTGTCCGACACGGCCCTGGCCGAGCTGGGACGGGACGTCCTCGGCTGTGACGTGCCGGTGAAGGTCGCGGAACTCCTCGACGGGGCGGGAGGCAACCCCTTCCTCGCGGCCGAGCTGCTCACGGGGATCGCGACGTCGGACGCGGACGCGCCGGAGCCGCCGGAGCGGCTGGTCCTCGGTGTGCGCGACCGGCTGGCCGACCTCCGGCCGGACACCCTCCACTTCCTGCGGATCGGCTCGGTCCTCGGCCGCGCGTTCTCGCTAGCGGACGCCGCCGCCCTGTGCGGCCGGCCCGCCTCAGGACTCAGCGCCGAAGTGGACGAGGCGATCGCCGCCGCCCTCCTCCACGACGACGGCGAACGCCTCCTGTTCCGCCACGACCTGCTCCGCCAGGCCGTGTACGCCGATCTCGCCCCCTCCGTACGCCGGGCGCTGCACCGGGAGGCCGCGAGCCGGCTCGTCGCGGCGGGCCGGAGCTCCACCGACGCGGTCCCGCATCTGCTGAAGAGCGCCGAACCCGGTGACCAGGAGGCGATCGGGCTGCTCGGCACGGCCGCCACGGACGTGATCGCCGTGATGCCCGACCTCGCCGCCGACCTGGCCGTACGCGCCCTGGAACTCGTACCGCCCCATGCGCCCATGGTGTTCGACGTGGGAGAACGGGCCATCGTCGCGCTGACCCGCGCGGGCCGGTACACCCAGGCACGGGACACCGGCGACACGCTTCTCGCCCGCCGGCCACCCCTGGACGTCTTCGCCCGTCTGCAGTCCGTACTCGGCGACACGCTGTGGCACCTCGACGACGTCCACGAGCTGACCCGCCGCTCGACGGCAGCACTGGCAGCCGTCACCGACCCGACGATCCGCGCCCGTCTCACCGCCCGGCAGGCCCTCGCCCGGTCCCGCGGGCGCGACCTCGGGGCCGCTCGCGAGACCGGCGAACAGGCGCTCGCCGAGGCGGAGCGGTCCGGTGACCGGGAGGCCCGTGTCCTCGCGCTGTGGGGCCTCGGCGAGATCGCCCTCAACGCGGGCGACTGCGCCGCCGCCGTCGAACACCACACGGCCCTGAGCGTGTTCGACACGGCCTTCCTGCCCGAAGAAGCCGTCGCCCGGATCCACATGGACGACTTCGACACCGTACGGAGACTGCTCCGGACTGCGGGCGACGCCCCCCTGCGCCCCGCCATGCTGATCTGGGCCCAGGGAACCCTGAACATCGGGCTCGGCCGGCTCGACGACGCGGACGCCGACCTCGTCACCGCCGAGCGGCTCGAAGCGGACCTCCACCTGCCCGGCAACCTGGTCAACATCCGCGTCAACCGCGGCCTCCTCGCGATGCTGCGCGGCGACCGCGAAGCCGCGCGGGAACACCTGGACCTCGTGCGGGCGACCGTGGCCGAGCGGCCGAACACGGGCAACCACGCCACGCACCAGTACTTCGAGGCGGTCGTCGCCGACGCCGACGGCGACCACGCGGCAGCGGCCGAACTGGTCCGATCCGTGCAGCGCGACCATCCCTTCCTCCGATGGCGGCTCCTGCGCCCCCACGTCGTGACGGCCGTGCGGATCGCCCTGCGCGGCGGGGACCGCAACCTGGCCGAGGACCTCGCGGCCCAGGCCGTCGAACACGCCACCCGCAACCCCGGCGTGCCGACCGCCCAGGGGGCGGCCGCCCACGCGTCCGCCCTGGCGAACGCCGACCACGGACTCCTGGAGCGGTCGGTCCGCATCCTCCTCACCGGCCCCCGGCCGCTGCCCCTCGCCGCCGCATCCGCCGACCTCGGGCGCGCGCTCCTCGCAGCAGGCGACCCCGCCGCGACACCCGCCCTGACCAGGGCCCACGACATCTACGCCCAGGCGGGGGCCGATGCCGAGGCCGACCGGGTCCGGGCCGATCTGGAACGGGCCAGCAGCCGCTCCGGCCGGCGCACCGGAGGTCTCCGGCCGCGCCCCGGCCAGGGCTGGGACGCCCTCACGACCTCGGAACGCAAGGTGGCCCGGCTGATCGCCGCGGGCCACACCAACCGGTCGGCCGCACAGGTCCTCGTCGTCTCCCCGCACACGGTCAACACCCATCTGGCGTCGATCTTCCGCAAGCTCTCGGTGCGCTCGAGGGTCCACCTGGCCCGGATCGTGCTTGCGGAGGGCGACGCCGGAACAGCCGACGGCGGCTGA
- a CDS encoding carbohydrate ABC transporter permease, giving the protein MNGVRERLASRAFTSIAVVIAVLWTTPTLGLLLSSFRPEEEIKTTGWWNVFGAPHLTLDNYGEVLSGGGNGSGRLAEHFVNSVVITLPSVLFPLVLAFLAAYALAWIDFRGRDALVVGIFALQVVPLQMALVPLLKLFSQGWLFLPAWNLTGPARFGQAWFAHTVFALPFAVFLLHNFLAGLPRDLIEAARVDGASHGTLLLRIVLPLARPALVSFAIIQFIWVWNDLLVALTLLGGTTETAPMTVRLASMAGTYGNEWQRLTAGAFVAAFVPLLVFFSLRRHFARGLLAGSVKG; this is encoded by the coding sequence GTGAACGGCGTCCGGGAGCGTCTGGCCTCCCGCGCCTTCACGTCGATCGCCGTGGTGATCGCGGTCCTGTGGACGACACCGACCCTCGGTCTGCTGCTCTCCTCGTTCCGTCCCGAGGAGGAGATCAAGACGACGGGCTGGTGGAACGTGTTCGGTGCGCCGCACCTCACGCTCGACAACTACGGCGAGGTGCTGTCCGGCGGCGGGAACGGGTCGGGGCGGCTCGCGGAGCACTTCGTCAACTCCGTCGTCATCACCCTTCCCTCGGTGCTGTTCCCGCTCGTGCTGGCGTTCCTCGCGGCGTACGCCCTGGCGTGGATCGACTTCAGGGGGCGGGACGCGCTCGTCGTCGGCATCTTCGCGCTCCAGGTCGTGCCGCTCCAGATGGCGCTCGTCCCCCTCCTGAAGCTGTTCTCCCAGGGCTGGCTGTTCCTGCCCGCGTGGAACCTCACCGGTCCCGCGCGTTTCGGCCAGGCCTGGTTCGCCCACACGGTCTTCGCGCTGCCGTTCGCGGTGTTCCTCCTGCACAACTTCCTGGCAGGGCTGCCCCGGGACCTGATCGAGGCCGCCCGCGTCGACGGCGCCTCGCACGGGACGCTGCTGCTCCGGATCGTGCTGCCCCTGGCCCGCCCGGCCCTGGTCTCCTTCGCCATCATCCAGTTCATCTGGGTGTGGAACGACCTCCTCGTGGCACTGACGCTGTTGGGCGGAACGACCGAGACAGCGCCGATGACGGTCAGACTGGCGAGCATGGCCGGGACGTACGGCAACGAGTGGCAGCGGCTCACCGCAGGAGCCTTCGTGGCGGCGTTCGTCCCGCTGCTCGTCTTCTTCTCCCTCCGGCGGCACTTCGCGCGGGGACTGCTCGCCGGATCGGTCAAGGGATGA